A part of Cucumis sativus cultivar 9930 unplaced genomic scaffold, Cucumber_9930_V3 scaffold46, whole genome shotgun sequence genomic DNA contains:
- the LOC116405924 gene encoding uncharacterized protein LOC116405924 → MEQRFTELMTAIARNQHAPAVPPAPVVPPVPAAPPAPAAPPAQGLAAQQPQILPNQLSAEAKHLRDFRKYDPQTFDGSLEDPTKAELWLSSVETIFNYMRCPEEHRVQCAAFLLRDRGIIWWRTTMRMLGGDVRQITWDQFKNCFYTKFFSANLRDAKSQEFLELKQGHMTVEEYDQEFDMLSRFAPELVGNEQARADRFVKGLRDEIRDFVRALKPTTQAEALRLAVDMSIGKDEIRPRSFDKGSSSGQKRKAEQRTMGVPQRNLRPGDPFRSFQQSSGGAGDTTREKPLCNTCGKRHLGRCLMGTRVCYKCKQEGHMADRCPLRSTGAGQSSQGERPPQRGTIFATNRSEAEKAGTVVTGTLPVLGHFALTLFDSGSSHLFHRFL, encoded by the coding sequence ATGGAGCAGAGGTTTACGGAACTTATGACGGCTATAGCTCGAAACCAGCACGCACCTGCAGTTCCACCTGCACCTGTGGTTCCCCCTGTACCAGCAGCTCCACCTGCACCAGCAGCCCCTCCTGCACAAGGATTGGCTGCACAACAGCCGCAGATATTACCGAACCAACTTTCTGCTGAGGCGAAACATTTGAGGGACTTTAGGAAATATGACCCTCAGACGTTTGATGGGTCACTGGAGGATCCTACTAAAGCTGAGTTGTGGTTGTCCTCTGTGGAAACCATATTCAATTACATGAGATGTCCCGAGGAGCACAGAGTTCAGTGTGCTGCTTTTCTACTGAGGGACAGAGGCATTATCTGGTGGAGGACTACAATGCGCATGCTAGGTGGAGATGTGAGGCAGATTACCTGGGATCAGTTTAAAAACTGCTTCTATACCAAGTTTTTCTCGGCTAACCTTAGAGACGCCAAAAGCCAGGAATTCTTGGAGTTGAAGCAAGGACATATGACAGTCGAGGAGTACGACCAGGAGTTTGATATGCTGTCACGTTTTGCCCCTGAACTTGTTGGTAACGAGCAGGCTAGAGCTGATAGGTTCGTCAAGGGATTGAGAGATGAGATTAGGGACTTTGTGCGAGCACTAAAGCCCACTACCCAGGCTGAAGCGCTGCGTCTGGCAGTGGATATGAGCATTGGGAAGGATGAAATACGGCCAAGGAGCTTTGATAAGGGATCGTCGTCtggtcaaaagagaaaagcagAGCAGAGAACTATGGGAGTTCCTCAGAGGAACTTGAGACCAGGCGATCCTTTTCGCAGTTTCCAGCAGAGTTCTGGCGGGGCAGGAGACACTACTCGAGAGAAGCCATTATGCAATACGTGTGGGAAACGTCACCTGGGTCGTTGTTTGATGGGAACGAGAGTCTGTTATAAGTGCAAGCAAGAGGGACACATGGCTGATAGGTGTCCCTTGAGATCTACTGGGGCTGGACAGAGCAGTCAGGGAGAGAGACCTCCACAGCGGGGTACAATCTTTGCCACTAATAGATCAGAGGCAGAGAAGGCCGGCACAGTGGTGACAGGTACATTACCAGTGTTAGGGCATTTTGCCTTGACCTTGTTTGACTCGGGATCttctcatttatttcatcGCTTTTTGTGA